The Vigna angularis cultivar LongXiaoDou No.4 chromosome 6, ASM1680809v1, whole genome shotgun sequence genome contains the following window.
CTGTAGTTCCCACCGTAGAAATTGAATCATTTTCCTCTAAGAATGTCCCTTTACCATTATTACGGTGTTGAAAAAAGTTCTCACTTATCCTGTAGCTCAAAACTACCACATCTGCAGGACTAGCTGTTGCTGGACGCAGATAATAACTCTTCCATTCACTGCTTTTAGAATCGAAGCTAACCAAACCTTGTTTCCCGTCCAAAAAGTGAAACTCATCCCCTTCGTAGAACAAAGCTGTCctcattgttttaaaattgtaacCCTCATACGAGTGCCTGGTCCACACCTTCTCTCCCCTGCAAACCATGAAAAGCTGTAACTCAAATTGACTCAAACGGTTCAGCACAACAACAGTGCAATTTTGAGCAGTGGGAGCAGATGAAAATGCTGCAACGTGGTCGGTTACTTCGGCGATTGGACAATTCGGAAGCTCTATTTTTGCCTTTGAAAATGGGcaaaaaaagaacaaagaacCCTCACGAAACAGTAATAACCATCCTTCATACGATGCAAGGCATGCTGCCCCTTCCAGTTCTAGGGTATGGCTGATGTAGCGTTTATGCTTGCTGCTCAGCAACGAACACTGAGAACCTTCTCCTTCGTAAACGAGGAACCAAGGTTCACACGTAGACGAGTTATCTTCGTGTGAGACTTTTGAAGAAGCAATGTGCCAATCTTTGCATACACATCGGAAACTGAGAAAGTCCATGAGCCCTAGTTCACCCGCAATTTTCGATAGCAGGTCATGCGGCATATATGACCACCGTTCTTCTTCCACTGCCATTCTGCTATCAATTGGAGTTGGATCAACGTCTGAGTTTGATGATTCTATTGGACTTGGATCAACGCGTGTTGAAGCATGTGAAACTTTGAAACAAAGGATATTCCAAAATGCTTGAAACAAATCAATGTAATAGGTAAGTGCCCTTAAAGCAACTCTCAAAACTCGTCTCATCGTGGTTTCTTTTATAACctaaaaaatttgttgaaacAAAAGCTGCGGAGAAACTTGCTAAACTTTTGTTCACatgtgattttatatatatataaacagtcaaacaacaaaatataaagagaACAGTAACAGaaatgatattataatataCGAATATCAATAATATccttttccttttaaaataatatcttttatttttaaatgaaagtgCCGCATGCTACACTTTAAATGCGAATgactttttattcattttttattaaaaattttattatatttaattattattataataacaacagttaaagtataattataaatatattataattgtgtTATCTTGTAAGAGtattaaataactataaaataggCAGAATGATAGACTATTTTGGTTGAAGAAAGGTAGTGGGAATTTGGGAAACAATTAGAGGTAACTCGAAATGGTGAGGAGGAAAAAAGAGATAGGAAATTAAAAACTGAGAGCGATGTTGGGAAAATGAGTTGTGATAAATGAggataataaatataaacataagaGGATTTGGGAATGTAATTAAATGGAGATGTATTAAGGAATTAAGAATTAAGGAGTCAGTATGATATGTATTCAAGCAACCAACTTTCATGAACTGAATAAAGATAGATGTTATGAACTTTGGGATGATAATAATATAGAATGGATACATAACGAAGTTAAGAAAGAATAGGGGATACTTACTATGTGGCATACAAATATATTGTAATATGAGAGGAAAGGGTTGAGCATATGAAGAATTAGTAAAAGAGAGATTATAGACTTCAATGACTACTGtactgaaaattttgaaatgtttgAACTCCCTTACGTAGGAAGAAAGTAAACATGGTATATACCCAATGGAAAGGAAAAAAAGTAAAGTAGAGAATCTTTGTCTCTTATGAATGGATGGACCAATGATCTAGTTGTAAACAGTATATACTTCATAGGCATTGTAATAAAGAATACATTAGTAGATTTGAGCGTATAGAACTACTTAGTCAACTTAGGTTgctaaatctaaaaaataatcaataatgcAACAAAAATCTAGGATTAAGTGGATAGCACAGGGAGATACTAACTCCAAATTCTTCcaatcatatatattaaatggaGATCACTCAAGAACAATATCAAAGGGTTGGAAATATTATGAGAGTGGTGTGAGGAACCTGAAATTGTAAAAGAAGCTGACAAAGAAATTGTTGGCAACATAGGATATTGGAATTAGGCTAGATAATATCCATTTCCAACAAATAACGGAGGAAGATAACAATATGTTAATTAATAGATttgatgaaatgaaattaaaaaagcaGTATGGGAATGTGGTAGCAACAAGAGCCTTGGCTCATATGGATTCAACTTCAGCTTTATCAAgaaattttgggatgttataaataagaaaatcatattaaattatcatcatattataaaattacaagatattaaattatatatttattacgttataatttataaataaatttaaaattttatttatatttatttttgttagttaaatataataatattattaaaatagactgtaaaatgaaagtaaaaaaaaaaagtggatttcaaaaaataataatgtcaaACTGATCCTTTCTTGACTCTTATAAAGGTTTActttaatatcttattattatttaactttttactatcatttttccaattttgtttttaaaattagacaATAAAcacgtaaaaaaaataatgagtgtattcttattttattcctAAGATTAGATGATAAACCCATTAAAGATGGTTACTCCCTCCACAGGTTGTTTCATgcactttctcatttctattttGTCCTTAAAAGCTTATTCTCATAATGGAGCTCTCATCCCTacataaataaacatttataatgttcataaattaaaatctacaaaaaatatttaataaattaaaaaaaaaatttaagagttGAAACGCAAAAGCTTGAACGAATGTGAGAAATTCGTTTAGCCTTCAACGGATTTCTCACATCCGTTCAAGCCTTCatgtttctcttcttcttactCTTACACAACACACCACATACATCCATTTACAGAACACATatacaaaaagaacaaaaagaatgAAGCCTTAACCACAAAAATGTGTAAGGAAAGAATAAacgaagagaaagagagagagggtGGGGGCTCTGTGTGTGCGAAGAAGAGAGATAGTGAAGGGGTGGAGTTTgtgtgtaattaaaaaaaagaaaagtgaggGGGTAGAGACTGCAGaattagagttttaaaaaaaataaaagaaaataaatggtaaaaattaaaaagttttaaggtaagatatttttgaaataagaaaaaatatgaagagGTGTATGGAGCCGTCCGAGttgtggtggagggagtaactcttCCCATTAAATTGTAATAACAAATGACAGCTCATTCtctaaacaataacaaaaaaagatCATTAAGTActtaaaaaaacatagaaatcacatacacaaaaaaaacattaattattctTGCAAATACAggaatacaaattatattaaacctttttaaagTTTAGCTTATTAATAAAATGAGTTAAAGTTAAGTTCAATACTGAGTTGTGttaaaacaaaatgtaactatGTAAGTTTTATTCATCTGATTTGTaaattcacatttatttttcttttacataaaaataaaaaaatattaatcattttttttaaatattaaaattcagttttatatttttgaagttcttaactattttttttataaattaccacgtattaaactatttaataaaatatataattttatatgtatatataaataatattatttttaaaagttaattaaaattttgtagtgAGACTAAATCCACTTTAATCCTAATTCTAATTCATTTGAGAAGGGGTTTTAGGAGTTGGTTTTTTCTTGTTCCCACTTGAGAGACTTTTTAAGaagaaacttttttaaaaatagattagGATTCATCATGGATAATGAATCAAGTTTACAACTCAAAccacatatataaataaataattaatgaggTGAtggaagagataaagaaaaaaaaaagtgagataaTGATAAAGATAGATTATAAGAAAACATGTGATTCGTTAAGTTGGGATTTTCTATATCATAGGATAGAGAGACTATGTTTATATAGATCGTTAATAAGTTAGATTAAGAAGTATAATGCATATATGTAGT
Protein-coding sequences here:
- the LOC108341679 gene encoding F-box protein At4g00893, translated to MRRVLRVALRALTYYIDLFQAFWNILCFKVSHASTRVDPSPIESSNSDVDPTPIDSRMAVEEERWSYMPHDLLSKIAGELGLMDFLSFRCVCKDWHIASSKVSHEDNSSTCEPWFLVYEGEGSQCSLLSSKHKRYISHTLELEGAACLASYEGWLLLFREGSLFFFCPFSKAKIELPNCPIAEVTDHVAAFSSAPTAQNCTVVVLNRLSQFELQLFMVCRGEKVWTRHSYEGYNFKTMRTALFYEGDEFHFLDGKQGLVSFDSKSSEWKSYYLRPATASPADVVVLSYRISENFFQHRNNGKGTFLEENDSISTVGTTVSRDTGNYDLLIGNESIKAPKESESRHLKGVWIKPKYCYVPPDQTW